The sequence ATTTTCCTTGTTTCGGTAACCTCTAGCCCTTGCTTTGGCAGCCTGAATTAAACTGTTCAATCCTTCTAATAGGCCGTTGGTAATCCGAGAAGAAAACCAGTTTAAGATACCTCCCCAGTGGTCTTTGATGGTGTAGGCAGCCTTAACTATGGGGACCAGCCGGCTGTGGGTAGCCCAAAAATACCAGCGCTTTAGAAACTCTTCCCCGGCTTTGCGATCTGGTTGCTCAAAAAAGCTTCTTAAGGAAAGCTTTATATTATACGCCTTGACTGTATCCAGGTTCTCGTATTTTAGACTCTCTAACTTCTTTTGTGTGATTATCTTGTGATAATGTCACCTTATAATTATCGTGATAAAATGTCACTATGAAGAAAGAGGTGCATTATCTTATGACCCAAGAACAATTAAAAAAGTATCAGGTCATTTCAATGGCCGCAGAAGGCAGGATAACCATCAGGGAAGCTGCAGAAAGTTTAGGCCTTAGCGAACGCCAAATCAAACCCCAACTTTGACACTTCATCTGCCGTAAACCCTGATAAAATGGGCATATTTCGAACTAAATTTGTACATTTTAGGACTACAAAATAGCCCTTTGAATGTTAAAGGGTAAACTCTTCTACGGGAATCACATTTTTCAGGGGTTTGATTCGCAGGACACGAAGAATCTTACTGCTCAGGTCTGTACCTTTGGTCTTGATGAAAAACCTCTTCTGCTCAATCTCAACCTCAGCAAAGTTCATGGAATTCAAAGCTTCACGAATCTTATCCGGGGAGGCCGTCTCACCAGCTTTTTTCAGTTTGAATTCCAATGTTCTTTCCAGCAGGAAGGCCAAAAAGCAAATTAAGAAGTGCCCTTTAATCCTCGGTTCGGTCCAATGAAAAATAGGCCTGACCTCCAGAGTACTTTTCATGATCCGGAACGATTCTTCGATCTTCCACAAGGTATGATAGGCTTCCAGCGCATCCTGGGGTTTTATGTCCTGCTCATTGGTCTGGATACCGTAGTAGCCGTCAAACCGTTCATCTCTGGCTATGGCTTCTTGGTCTAGATACCAGACCTCTTCGCCGGAATTTTTGAGGTATTTTTTGCCACCGCGTTTGTTGCTGGCCGTAATCTTGGATTGATCTTTTAAAAGCAGTTCGGCCTTTTGAATGAGCCTTTCTCGATCTTTTTGGTCTTTTCTGGCTCTTTTAGACGAATATGTAATGATAAGTTTTTCTTTTAGTTCGCAGGTCTTACCGTCTTGTTTGAATCTGTTAATGTGGTCTATTACTTTGTAGAGTACCTTTTCGTCTTGATCTGAACTTAATTCGATATAACCTTCTGGGTCAAAGACCTGTTCCTCTATCTTTCTGCCCATGTTCTTGAACCGTGCGGCAAAGATGTAGCTGTAGTTTCTATCGACGATCCTTTTCAGGTTCAGCTTGCTGTTTATACCCCTGTCAGCTACTATGATGACCCTGCGAATACCAAAACGCTTCTCTAGTTTCTCAAGTGCCGTATCCAGGGTCTTGCCGTCAAAGGTGTTGCCGGGAAACAGTTCATAGCCGATAGGTCGGCCTTCACAGTCAACCAAGAGACCCAATACTACCTGGACTTCATTGAACTTCCCGTCTTTGCTGAAACCGAAATCTCTCAGTGTATCCGCTTTGACGCTCTCGAAGGAAAAGGTGGTTACATCATAAAATACTACGTCTACCTGCATATTGAAGAGGTTTCGGTTTTTATGAAACATTAATTCTTCTATTTGCTCTTTCTGGATATGGATGATGTCTAGTGCACGGTACAGGTGGTGTAATTCTACGTTCGGCAGCTGCACATAATACCCTTGGTTGGCATAAGTGGCTAACTTGCTCTTCGGCTGTAAAAGATGCTGGATGACCATGAGAAAACAGGCATTGCTCAAGTTAAACTGGGTCTTCCCTTTTTCTTTTATCCGGGTCAGTATCTTATCAAGTTCAAACACCTCCCAGATTTTTCTGTAGACGAGGTAGCCCCAGTTTACTATCCTTGCATCGGAAAAGCTTTCTAGGTCAATGACTTTCTTTGCCTTGGAAAGCTCTAACAGCCTCATTCCAAGACGCTGGAAGCTGGGGTTGTTCTCTATCTCGTCTAATCGACCCAGATTCAGAAGCACCCTATGTTTTACGTTTTTGCCCTCTCGATAGGATTCTACAAGCTGTGCGTATTTGTATTTTCCTGATTGGGTAATTTTGATGAACATAGGTATATTATACCACTATATGGCTTTGTAGTCAATTACATCTGGAATATTTATTATGAAATATTGCCACTACATTTTTTAGAGCTTAAAATATAATATGCCCATTTTTCAAGGGTTCCAAGCCCTTAATTCGAAAAAAATCGCTCGCAACTGTCAAACTCGGGAAAAAGTATCAGGTCATTTCAATGGCCGCAGAAGGCAGGATAACCATCAGGGAAGCTGCAGAAAGTTTAGGCCTTAGCGAACGCCAAATCAAACGCCTGAAAAAAGGAGTGATGGAAGAAGGGCCGGCGTTCCTAATCCACAAAAATACAGGCCGAAAACCACAGCATGCATTTACTGATGAAATCAAGAACAAAATTATCGTATTAAAGCAATCCGATATTTACAAAGACGCTAATTTCATGCATTTTGTGGAACTCCTTGCTGAACATGAGGATATAAGTATAAGTTATTCCTGTCTACACACCATTTTGACTAATGCGGGTATCAAAAGCCCTAAGAAACGCCGGAGATTCAAATCACATCGTCGCAGAAAGAGAAAGCCTCAGGAAGGCCTCCTGATCCAAATGGATGCTTCTCCCTTTGAATGGTTTGGCACCGATGAAAAATTTACCCTCCATGGTGCTATTGATGACGCTACCGGTAAAATAGTCGGCCTTTACCTGGCTAAAAATGAGTGTCTGCAAGGGTATTTTGAGGTTACCTGGCAAATCTTAACTAAATACGGTATCCCTGTAAGTATCTATGCTGACAGGCACAGTATATTCCTTTCTCCAAATGCATCTAAACTTACGATTGAAGACCAGCTTACCGGCAAAGTAGTTAATGCTACTCAGTTCGGCAGGGCTATGAATGAACTCGGTATTACCCTTATTCCTGCACGTTCCCCTCAAGCCAAGGGCAGGGTGGAACGGCTCTGGGAAACTCTTCAAAGCAGGCTCCCTATCGAGTTTAAGATTGCTGGTATTACTACTGTGGATCAGGCTAATGTGTTTTTATTGCAGTATATGGATAAATTTAATTCTCTGTTTGCTGTTGAAGCTCAAGTTTCTGAATCGGCTTACAGGCCTATTTCGGATGATGTTGATATTGCCCACGTGTTGTGTGTTAAATATCAAAGAACTGTTGATAACGGTGGTGTGTTTTCTTTCTACGGCAAGCATTTCAAGGTTGTTTGTGATGGTGCTGTCCCTCCACGGGCAAGAATAAAAGTCTTGGTAAGCCCCGTCTTTGCTGTGAAAGCTCAATATAAGGATACTGTGTTTGATACGATTCCTTATGTGAAATCTAAAAAGACTCAAAAATCTAAGCCTGTTGAGAAAAAGACATATAGCCTACCTGACAGTCATTATTATAAGTATGGGCATTCTCTTGTTAAAAAGGTCTCTTTTGAGGATAGTGATAGGGATATCCTTAATATGCTTGAGGAAATCTTCCTTACTAATTATGCTTGAATTTATTCCTCTAACCGGGCTTGATTTATTCTTAGTTATGGAGTGAGGCCTGTCAAGGGCGGGCTATGCCCGTTCACTTTACCTTTGACTGACCGAAGGGAATAACTATAATTCTAAAGGCCTAGTTAAGAATTGTTATTTAAGATGACATTTTTTCAAATTATTGACAATTAAACTAAACGCTTTCGTTTATGGATATGCAATTCTATCAGGAATCCAACAATCAGCATTAATTGATTCCATATATCTAATTTTTTTACTAATTGTCTCTAATGAGCGAACTTTACGCATAATTTCTTTACCAAATTGTTTGTGCTCAAAACTTTTTGAATAAAATGGGAATCCATGTCTTACACATATATTTTGTTTCCTTACATTTTTTCGAAACTGCTTTATTAAAGCATCTGTCCATCCAGTTTTTTCATGGATATAATAATCTTTTGAAGTTTGACTTGTTATTCTGGAATTATAATTGTCGCAAGTTTGATTTAAAGGCCTATATCTGCAATCCGCTATTTGGACCTTCCATTCCCAACATTTGATTCTTTTTTTTTCCATTTCCTCAAATGGAATATCCCAATTATAAAGCATAAAAATAAAAATCTCTTTAGTTTTATATCCCGCATTAATTAATATATCAATCTGTTTTTTAATTGTATTATATTCTTCATACTTCCAATCCCAAGCAATTCTAGGATACCTAAACCCAGCATCTTTAATCATTTTTGCAAGATATGGTTTTTCTAATAATATTCTTCCATCAAAACCACTTTGACTTTCAATCCATTCAATTTTTCTGGCTTTCTTTATTTCTATAAGTTCTTTAAGAATATCCTCGATATAAGGGTTCATCAACAGGTTATTATCGTAAATTACAACTTTTTCATACTGTATTTCATTTTTTATACTTTTCTTGGGAACAAATTCAGGTTCGATTCTCCAAGTTCCACAGAATGAACATTTCCGTTGACACCCTCTAGATGTATGTATGATCTGATAATCAATGGGATGAGAATTTGCATTTTTTATCAAATCGTATGCAGGAAGTTGAGTTTTTGTATATTCTTCTACCTCTGGAATAACCCCCTGGTATACTTCATCGCAATTTGTATATTCTTTGCAATCTTCTGGCATTAAAGAAGCATAAATTCCACCAACTATGACTTTTGCATGAGGAAATGTTTTTTTGTAATATTTAACAGCATCTCTGACATATTTTGCCCAATAAGTAAATAGAGAAGTTACCCAAATTTCACTAGGATTAAATTCTATAAGCTCTTTAATATTTTCTGAATTTTTGGGGATTCCTCTTATAAGTTTTACTTGGTAGCCATGATCTCTTAAATAACTAGCAATTTTGAGTAATCCAATAGGTAAAAAATTTTTATGGTTTTTACTTTTTGGTGGAATTGGAAAGTCTGGTTCAATTAAAAGAATCTTTTCCATTGCAGCTCCCGCCTAAACCCATTTCTTCATAAAGTTCAAATAAATCTTTTTCCAATTTCTTGTTAAAAGTTCCAAAAGATGAAGATTTCATCTCGTCTACTAATATTTTAATTCCAGCATGTGCATATTCTTCTGCTATTTTAAATACTTCATCTTTGTTAGATAAAATTATTAGACCCTTAGTAGTTATGGCTACAGCATTTAATAAAGCATAATCTTCTGCTTGTAGATCTTTAATCAAGAAAAAACCTTCCTTTGTTTCCAAGGAACGCCTAACTCCATTTTTAAATCCAAATGCCATAGCAAAGAGAAATTGCTCTTTTCTTGTTTTTCCCTCAAAGATTTCCTTACTTAATTCATTGTAGAGATTCCTATCTTTTTTGTCTATATTTATTCTATCTGGCATTTTTGACATTACAATACCTCCATTTTCACTTCTTTTTCATTATGAGACATGTTAAATCTGTATCTATTAGAAGCCTTAGGATCTAAAATGCTTGAAATATCAAAGGAATAATCGTCAGGGGTAAAAAGTAATATTACCTGTTTATTTTTACTAATTAGAGAAAGTGTATCAACAATATTTTTTCTTGGTTCTCCAGAGACCATAGCAAGAGGACGGTCTATTATAATTGGAGAATTAAAACCTGAAACTTTATGAAGAGCTATTGTAAACGCAAGGGTTAAGATTTCTCTTTCTCCACCAGAAATTGTTCCCAAACATTCGTATCCCATGGCATGGATAAGATTTATGTTGTAATTCTCATCAACTTTAATGTTCTTAAAACTTTCCTTTTTCCATATAAGATTGAAAAATAGTTTTTTTGTTTCTGATTCGATATTACTTCTTATCTCGCTTGTTATTTTTTCTTTTGTCTTATCTAATACCTCTAAGGTCCTAACACAAAAATCAATACACTTTTTTAATTTAGTAATCTTTTTTTCTCTATTGAGTTCATCATCTAATTTTTTCTTAAAATTTTCAATATCTTGTTCAAGTTGTTGTTTGTTTGACTTTAAAATACCTAATTTTTGTTGATTGTTATCGTAAATTTTTTCGAAATTCATTCTTTCCTCATGCCATTCTTTTATTTTTTCAGTATTGTAACCACTTAATTTCCTGTCAATTTCAAATATATTTTCTTCAATTTCTTCAAGTTCTTTATTGTATTTTTGAATTTCTTTTGATATTTTCTCAATATTTATTTTGAAATATTTTACTTCTTGTGAATATCTATTTAGAAAACTTTCCATGGACAAAAGCTCTTGAGCTATTTCTGATGACATACTTATCTCGTTAAGCAATTTTTCTATTTCTTTTTTAGCTCTATCATCAAGTTTTCTTCCGCATATTGTACAAATATTATTTTTAATAGTTTCTTCCAGTAAAATTCTATCAATGGTTGGTGGTATTTCTTTAGCCATTTTCTTGCTTTTAACAACTTCTTTAGACTTGCAAATGGCAGGCCAAAGCATTATTATTTTACCATATTCGTATAACAAACCCTGTTTTTGGATTTCTTTTTCCTTCTTGTATTCTTCTTTTTCTTTTTTTGATTTTATTAATTTTCCTCTTTCTTTCTCAAGTTTTTCGACATCAGGCAATTCTCTTAATTTTTCTTCATATTCTCTAATTTTTTCTTTAGCTATTGCTATTTGTTGTTCACACTCTTCAATTTCTCTAGAAACTTCTCTGTACTCATTTTCTTTTTGCTCTAAATATTCTCTTGTTTCTTCAATTTTTGGATTTATTTTACCGGCATCTTTCCTAAATTCTTTTAAAATTATTTCGATTTTCCTGTACAATTCGCTTAACATTTCAACTTGAGAAATTGCAGAAACAGTATGCCGTATATTTTGACCTGTAGCTTCTCTAAAATACCTATCTAACTTTTCTCCATCAAAAAAGAAAAACTCTCTTATTTTTTTAGGAACAAACCGTTCTACACAAGATTCGGCATCTTCACCCTCGAGTATTTTTGTATTTCCTTCATTATCAGTAATTTTTACTTCAAGAACTTCGGCTTGTTTTTGAGGAATATCTTGTCTGTTATATACTCTAAACATCGATTTTCTTGTGAAAATTATTTGACTATTGTTCTCTGTTTCTATCCAAACTTCTGCTACAACATTTACATCTTTTTCGTATTCTGTTTCCGATATAACTTTAAGATTTGGCAGAGGTAATTGTTGAAAATCTCTTGATAAATAAGATTCATCGCCATAAAGACACCAATTAATGGCATTTAAAAGATTTGTTTTCCCTGTACCCATAACACCAATAAAAATGTGTAAATCGTTAATATGTGTTTTACTTAATAGTATTTCTATATCTTTAAACTGACGGTAATTCTTTAGAACAATTTTCTTTATTCTCACAATTCTCACCCCAGCTTTCAGAATATAGAATTATTTTCTTTCTATATACATCTTTCCACCACCAAGAACCAGCATGTTCAGTTTCTTCATAAAATAACTCTATTAAGAAATTGATTATATCCTCATCTTCGCTACATTTTTTGAGTCCTTTTATTATTCTTTCATTAATTCTATCTTTGCTCATAGTTTCCCCTCCTTCATTTTGTTTTTGATATCAGATATCAATTTTAAAGCATCAGCATTGTTAACTGCAATTTCTGCTATTTCTTTGTACCTTTTTAATTCTTTCTCGAAAATTTTCCATTCCAGTTCTTTTAATTCATGAGGTAAATTTTTGTCCAAGGAAGGAGCAACTATTATATCATAAATAGTAGCTTCACTTTTACTCGAATACCTTCTAATTACTCTTCCTATGCGCTGAATGTACTCCCTTGAATTTCCACTACTTGCCATCAAAATTGCAGCTCTAGCTTGAGGAACATCTATTCCTTCATCTAAGCATTTCATAGCAACTAAAACTTGATACTCTCCAATCGCAAATTTTTTAAGTAAATAATCTCTTTCCGATAAACCATTATATTTCTTATCAGGTTTTGTGCTTTCTTCCATTGTAAAACGATGAGAGTTTATTCCTTCTTTGCTAATTATCCTCATAATTTCATCTATTTGTTGAGGGGTACAATATATTAGAGTATATTTAATAGGATTAAGTTTTTTCAAAATTTTTTTTAAAACGTCATATTTTCTTTTTGCATTTTTAATTATATTTGCTCTTGCAAAAAGTAAATTTTCCAGAATTTCATCTTTTTCTTCGCTGTTCTTTGCTGTAAAATATTTCACAACTATAGTTCTTGTTTTGTCAAGATATTCTTCTAATTCTTCTTCAGTTAACGATACAAACTTCGGTTTATATCTATAAGGTGTAAGATAAGTTTTCCCGATAGAAGGATTTATCTTAGTAATAGCATCCTTTAAGCTAAACTCATAAACAATTCCTCCAAAATAATCATAAATTTTTTGAGTGCCAATACTATCAAACCATCTTTGGGGAGTAGCACTAAGCCCCAATCTAAAATCATATTCTTTTATTAAGCCTTTCCTGCTTTTCTTAGCACCAAGCCAATGAACTTCATCTGCTATCAACATAATATTGAACTTTCTTTTATTTCTTTGTATTATTCTGATGAAATCATCTGAAGAGAATGTACGATGAGTTGTCAAAACAATAAGCTTTTTTATATAACCCAATTCTAGGTCTATTAATGAGTTTGCAAATTTATCTTTCCATTGTACGCCACTATAAGCTAAGATTAAATTATCATATTCTATACCAAATTTCTTTATCTCGTTCTTCCATTGATTTGTTAAATGCTGATAAGAGCAAGTTATTATAAGCAAAACTTTGGACTCGTCTTCAAAAATTTTATTAGCACATCCTAAAGCAGTAAATGTTTTGCCAGTACCAGTAGCCATTTCAAAAATTCCGCTCGAGTTATTCTTTAACCATGCATCAATTGCATCTTTTTGATACTTGTAGAGTTCTATTTTTTTCTTTTTTCTTTTTGTCTTTTCATACCATCTATCTAATTGTATATCCTCTATATCCTTCGGTGCAATCTCCAGTAACTTTTTCTTTACAGCATGAGGAAGACTTATAGTTTTAACCTGCTGAGACGAACCATTCCAAAATCTATAAAACTTTTCAATGTCAGATTTGGCGTAATCCTTTTCTTCTTCTATCCAACTTCTAAACACTTTGAATTCTTCTACATTATTAAGCCATCCAGATGCCGTCTCATTAATAGATCCACTGAAAGTAACAATATTCCCTTCAGAGTCCTTCATAATACCTACCTTTTGATGAAAAATCCCTTTTATTTGTAATTCATCCTGCTTTAAAGGAAAACCATTTTCATTATATGGAATTGCTACTCTAATTTCTAGTTTGTTATTAGCAACCATCCATCCTAAGGCAAATATGTGGTCTCGAATGAAATCTTCGCCCAATTTGTTCAGTTCCTGCGACATTTTTTTTCCGATATAATTTTCCGGATGCTCCTTGGCTTCTATTATTGCATTTAAATCATCTTTTGTTAATTTAGGACATACTATTAATTTTATTATTCCTTTATTTCTTATAAAGGTCGATATACCTTTAGCTGCTATTGCTAAAGAGGTTGATGAAAAAAAGCCTGCGAGCCTATAATATTCAGTTGATTCGTTAAGTACTGGAATATAAAAATCGTGCAAAATATCGTCACAATCTGAGGAATATGTTCTTTTAAGTAAAATTGTTTTTAAACCCATATTCAGACCCCTTTTGAAGTAATTCTCTTTTTCCTATTCCCACGCCAGCTTATTTACACTCTTCTGCAGGTCTCTCCTCGTCGGCCTTGTGTACCTTGCCGTTACATTCAGATCCGAATGGCCGGCAAGTTCGGCCACCCTGTCAAGGCTTTCCCCTGCATCCACCAGGGCCTTGCAGAAGGTATGCCTTAAAACGTGCGGTGTTATATCTTCCAGCCTGGCGTTGTATGCGTATTTCTCTATCATATATTCGATATTCCGGATGGTCATGGCCCTGCCGGTCTTCCCCGGAAACAGCGGGCCGGGTTCGCTTCCTCTTACGGCAAGCCAGTTTTTCAGCGCTTTTCTGGCCGTCAGGTTGAGCGGTACTTCACGGTATTTATTTCCCTTGCCGGAGCGTACGGTTAGATAACCGCTGCAGGTTTATAACCCCTGTTCTGCAGATGCCTCTTGAATTCTGCTATATCCAGCGGTCCCACCGATGCTGTTTCGGGCAGTTCACCGGCTGTTTCCTGATACCATTTTATAAATTTTTTTAGATCGGCCAGATATGCTTCTATTGTTCTGAGGCTAGAGTCTTTTCCTTTTAAATACTGTTTAAATTCAGGAATAATACCGTACACAGCCTGCAGTTTCACCCCTTTTAAATAATTATTTTTTTTCGATATATTTTATAAGTGCCTTTCTCACGGCATCCTCATAACCGTCAGAAAACCTCCGGAGCACCGACAGGGACGGGCCATCGTTTTCCTGACGCCATTTTTCGTAGTTTTCGAGTTTTAAGGCGTCTTTGATAAATCTTATCACGGCCGGAAGCCAGTTGGTTTCGTTATATTTTTCCTGCGGACCCGCATAATAGGTATCCAGATCGAGTTTCTTTTTGGCCTCCGGCAGAAACCCGCCCAGTCTGACCCTGATCGTTTCTATATGGGGTCTTTCTGTCTTCTGTTTCTGTCTCCATTCCAGATACTCGGCTTCGCTGAATTTTGTTTTTCCAATATCCTTAATGTAATAATTTCTTACTTTTATTATAGAGAAATTTTAATAAAGAATCAAAAAGAATCAAACTCGAAATCAAAAATTAATAATTGAATTGTGATGTAACATATGTTACAATTTAAATTATAAACAGATGTTGCATAGAAAGGGTGAGCTCGTGAAAAAAAATTTATTTTGGATGATTTTAATTTATAAAGTCCCGGCAGAACCTTCCACTTTGCGCGTCAGGGCGTGGCGCAAAATAAAGGACATGGGTGCACTGTACCTGCAGCAATCGGTGGCCATATATCCAAAAATAAAACACCTGGTGGAAAAATTTTCAGACCTTGTGGCGGAGATAAGGGCGTCGGAGGGGGAGGCGTTATTATTTGAAGTGATTAATCTTTCCGGAGAGGAAGAAGAAGCCCTCATTTTTAAATTTAACGAGCAGAGGAACCTGGAGTACAGAGAACTTATGGACAAGTGTGAGGACTTTTTTGCCGAGATAAAAAAAGAGACGGAGAGGCAAAATTTCACCTTTGCAGAATTGGAGGAAAACGATGAGGAACTCGACAAGCTTTCGAGATGGTATGAAAAAATAAAAGAAAGAGATTTTTTTGAAGCATCGATGAGGCAAAAAGCCGAAGAGATGCTTGCAAGATGCCGTGAGATGTTTTTCGAATTTGCCCAGACCGTATATAAAAAAGAAGGGACGATGTGATATGTTTAACATTATATTGCTGGGTCTTACAAGCCTCCTTACTGATATAAGCACCGAGATGGTTTATCCTCTATTGCCCATATTCCTGACTACAAAGCTGGGAGCCACTCCCCTTATTGTTGGCACCATCGAAGGAATAGCCGAAAGTCTTGCCAGCCTTCTGAAAGTGTTTTCCGGATATTCTTCCGACAAAATGAAAAAGAGAAAACCTTTTGCCATTGCCGGATACGGATTTTCTACCATAGGCAAGGTGTTGCTTTATCTTGCAGCATCATGGCATTTTGTGCTGGCCGGAAGGATGGCAGATAGATTTGGCAAAGGGATCAGAACTGCTCCCAGGGATGCCCTTATAGCCGAGTCGGCCGGTGTGGGCAGCCGCGGAAGGGCCTTTGGGCTTCACAGGGCTATGGATACCCTTGGTGCCACTATAGGGGTAGTGCTGGCTTATTATTTTATAACTAAAAATTCCGAGAATTATTATGCCATTTTCCTGTATTCCCTCATTCCTGCGATACTTGGCGTCCTGGTCCTATTTTTCATAAAGGAAAAAGCCGGCGAAGTGAGGAACACATCCAAAAAGCTCTCACTGGACTGGAAAGCCCTTAATAGCCGGCTGAAGGCATTTTTAATCCTCATATTCATCTTTACTCTGGGCAATTCATCGAATCAATTCCTGCTTCTCAGGGCCCAGAACTTGGGATTTGACGCGAAAAATGTGCTCCTCCTTTATCTCCTCTACAACGTGGTGTATAACGTCTTCTCATATCCGGCCGGGCTTTTATCGGACTGGATAGGGAGAAAAATAATGATAGTGATGGGCTATATGGTATACGGCCTGGTATATTTTGGTTTCGCACTGGCTAAGACGCCTACGACCATTTGGACGCTCTTTGGTATTTACGGTGTTTACATAGCCTTTACCGAAGGAGTGGAAAAAGCTTTTATAACGGACGTCGCTCCGGAAGAACTG is a genomic window of Koleobacter methoxysyntrophicus containing:
- a CDS encoding site-specific integrase, encoding MYGIIPEFKQYLKGKDSSLRTIEAYLADLKKFIKWYQETAGELPETASVGPLDIAEFKRHLQNRGYKPAAVI
- a CDS encoding MFS transporter; its protein translation is MFNIILLGLTSLLTDISTEMVYPLLPIFLTTKLGATPLIVGTIEGIAESLASLLKVFSGYSSDKMKKRKPFAIAGYGFSTIGKVLLYLAASWHFVLAGRMADRFGKGIRTAPRDALIAESAGVGSRGRAFGLHRAMDTLGATIGVVLAYYFITKNSENYYAIFLYSLIPAILGVLVLFFIKEKAGEVRNTSKKLSLDWKALNSRLKAFLILIFIFTLGNSSNQFLLLRAQNLGFDAKNVLLLYLLYNVVYNVFSYPAGLLSDWIGRKIMIVMGYMVYGLVYFGFALAKTPTTIWTLFGIYGVYIAFTEGVEKAFITDVAPEELKGTLIGLHATLVGIGLLPASILAGTLWNLFGAAAPFYFGGIMGVLAAIGIWLLI
- a CDS encoding Chromate resistance protein ChrB, with the translated sequence MILIYKVPAEPSTLRVRAWRKIKDMGALYLQQSVAIYPKIKHLVEKFSDLVAEIRASEGEALLFEVINLSGEEEEALIFKFNEQRNLEYRELMDKCEDFFAEIKKETERQNFTFAELEENDEELDKLSRWYEKIKERDFFEASMRQKAEEMLARCREMFFEFAQTVYKKEGTM